The Litorilinea aerophila genome segment CCCGCAGCTTGCTGCCAATGAACTCCACGATGGCCTCCTGTTGGGCGTTGCCCCGGCCCTGGATGGTGAGGGGCTCGCCAAAGGCAAAGCGTACCGGCCGGGAAGGGTCGATGCGGCCGATCTCCTTGATGATGCGGCCGATGCCCCAGGCGTCGGTTTTGAGGGCCACGGGTACCACCGGCACCTGGGCCTTACGGGCCAGCTTGATGCCGATGGAGTTGAACTGGGCGGGGTCGAAGGTGAGGGTGCGGGTTGTCTGGGGGAAGACGATCACCGAGCGGCCCCGCTGGAGGATGGCCGTGCCCTCTTCCAGGACCCGCAGCAGGTCTTCCCGGGGGCTCTTGCGGTCCACCACGATGGGGTCCCGGCTGAGCATGATGTGTTTGAAGACCGGGTACTCCACGATGCCCCGCTTGACCACGAAGGTGACATCCTTGATGGGCTGG includes the following:
- a CDS encoding lysophospholipid acyltransferase family protein, whose amino-acid sequence is MEPIVDATGFYSTTGRQPSLPARLMPSLYFYARFIREVFRFSALARRGAYGDEEWGTSSLLVLRFLEEVGVHVEISGLHILHRVEGPCVFVANHMSTLETIVLPGIIQPIKDVTFVVKRGIVEYPVFKHIMLSRDPIVVDRKSPREDLLRVLEEGTAILQRGRSVIVFPQTTRTLTFDPAQFNSIGIKLARKAQVPVVPVALKTDAWGIGRIIKEIGRIDPSRPVRFAFGEPLTIQGRGNAQQEAIVEFIGSKLREWKHIP